The following coding sequences are from one Phycisphaerales bacterium window:
- a CDS encoding ATP-binding protein — MLTRHLQTALAESLADRPVVLLQGARQTGKSTLARSADPAAEYLTLDDADVLASATADPQGFIRSRKGPAVLDEVQRLPELFRAIKLEVDRDRRPGRFLLTGSANVMLVPRASESLAGRMEILTLFPLSQGELAGTREQFIDAAFGPAPLPSGSATDLAPPILAGGYPEVATALKPERRGPWFTSYISAVLQRDIRDMAAIEDVTALPRLLALLASRTAGLLNYADLARSLAIPQTTLKRYFALLEASFLVHVLQPWWTNKGLRLAKAPKVYLNDTGLACHLMGVTAENFLAPQTPYGALLENFVAVELMKQSSWSRVQPALHHFRTHSGQEVDLVLESRDGRLVGIEVKATRSVSPADFRGLATLKEAAGKRFHRGIILYGGEHTLPFGDNLVAAPHSALWAS; from the coding sequence GTGCTCACACGCCACCTTCAAACTGCCTTGGCGGAATCACTTGCCGACAGACCAGTGGTCCTGCTCCAGGGAGCACGCCAGACCGGCAAGTCCACGCTTGCCCGCTCTGCCGATCCCGCCGCCGAGTACCTCACGCTGGACGACGCCGACGTGCTCGCCTCGGCCACGGCCGATCCCCAAGGCTTCATCCGCTCCCGCAAGGGCCCGGCAGTGCTGGACGAGGTGCAGCGCCTCCCCGAACTCTTCCGTGCCATCAAGCTCGAAGTCGACCGCGACCGCCGTCCCGGCCGCTTCCTGCTCACAGGGTCAGCCAATGTCATGCTCGTCCCCCGGGCGTCTGAGTCCCTCGCGGGCCGCATGGAGATCCTCACCCTCTTCCCCTTGTCTCAAGGCGAGCTCGCCGGCACCCGCGAACAGTTCATCGATGCCGCGTTCGGGCCGGCCCCCCTGCCCAGCGGGAGCGCCACCGACCTCGCGCCACCCATCCTTGCCGGCGGCTACCCCGAAGTCGCAACCGCACTCAAACCAGAGCGGCGCGGGCCATGGTTTACCTCCTACATCTCAGCCGTGCTCCAGCGGGACATCCGCGACATGGCCGCGATCGAAGATGTAACCGCCCTCCCGCGCCTCCTCGCTCTCCTCGCGAGCCGCACCGCAGGGCTCCTGAACTACGCGGACCTCGCGCGGTCTCTGGCCATCCCACAGACCACGCTCAAGCGGTACTTCGCCCTTCTGGAAGCCTCTTTCCTTGTGCATGTGCTCCAGCCATGGTGGACCAACAAAGGCCTGCGGCTGGCAAAGGCGCCGAAGGTCTATCTCAATGACACGGGCCTTGCCTGCCACCTCATGGGAGTCACCGCCGAGAACTTTCTCGCTCCTCAGACCCCGTACGGCGCTCTGCTCGAGAACTTTGTCGCCGTCGAGCTCATGAAGCAGTCCTCGTGGAGCCGTGTCCAGCCTGCCCTTCACCACTTCCGGACCCACTCAGGCCAAGAGGTCGATCTCGTTCTCGAGAGCCGAGACGGCCGCCTGGTGGGCATTGAAGTGAAGGCCACCCGAAGCGTGTCACCCGCCGACTTCCGCGGCCTCGCCACCCTCAAAGAAGCCGCAGGCAAACGCTTCCACCGCGGGATCATCCTTTACGGCGGAGAACACACGCTCCCCTTCGGCGACAACCTCGTCGCCGCGCCGCACTCCGCACTTTGGGCGTCATGA
- a CDS encoding class I fructose-bisphosphate aldolase translates to MPATPTTDIRSILGSEADQLLRYECKVARSTLQLPGPDFVDRVIAPTDRPLQVLRSFNQILNTGRLAGTGYVSILPVDQGVEHSAGASFAPNPAYFDPENIVKLAIEGGCNAVASTFGVLGAVARKYAHKIPFLVKFNHNEILSYPNTYDQTLYGSVRQAYEMGAAAVGATIYFGSPESRRQIQEVAAMFEEAHSLGMVTVLWCYLRSNAFKVKGADGKSIDYHTSADLTGQANHLGVTINADIIKQKLPTNNGGYAALNMGGSSYGKFDKRVYTDLSGSDENGGGGNLIDFCRYQVLNCYNGRIGLINSGGESKGASDTQDAIKTAVINKRAGGMGLISGRKAFQRPMKEGVQLLNAIQDVYLDKSVTVA, encoded by the coding sequence ATGCCCGCGACGCCGACCACCGACATCCGCTCCATCCTGGGCTCCGAGGCCGACCAGCTCCTCCGCTACGAGTGCAAGGTGGCCCGCAGCACCCTCCAGCTCCCCGGCCCCGACTTTGTCGACCGCGTGATCGCCCCCACCGACCGCCCGCTCCAGGTCCTCCGCTCCTTCAATCAGATCCTCAACACCGGCCGCCTCGCGGGCACCGGCTACGTGTCCATCCTCCCCGTCGACCAGGGCGTGGAGCATTCCGCCGGCGCGAGCTTCGCCCCCAACCCAGCCTACTTTGACCCCGAGAACATCGTGAAGCTCGCCATCGAGGGCGGCTGCAACGCCGTGGCCTCCACCTTCGGCGTGCTGGGCGCCGTCGCCCGCAAGTACGCCCACAAGATCCCCTTCCTCGTCAAGTTCAACCACAACGAGATCCTCTCCTACCCCAACACCTACGACCAGACGCTCTACGGCTCCGTCCGTCAGGCCTACGAGATGGGCGCCGCGGCCGTGGGCGCCACCATCTACTTCGGCTCGCCCGAGTCGCGCCGCCAGATCCAGGAAGTCGCCGCGATGTTCGAAGAGGCCCACAGCCTCGGCATGGTCACCGTCCTCTGGTGCTACCTCCGCAGCAACGCCTTCAAGGTGAAGGGCGCGGACGGCAAGTCGATCGACTACCACACCTCCGCGGACCTGACCGGCCAGGCCAACCACCTCGGCGTCACCATCAACGCCGACATCATCAAGCAGAAGCTGCCCACCAATAACGGCGGCTACGCGGCCCTCAACATGGGCGGCAGCAGCTACGGCAAGTTCGACAAGCGCGTCTACACCGACCTCTCCGGCTCCGACGAGAACGGCGGCGGCGGCAACCTCATCGACTTCTGCCGCTACCAGGTCCTCAACTGCTACAACGGCCGCATCGGCCTCATCAACTCCGGCGGCGAGAGCAAGGGCGCCAGCGACACCCAGGACGCCATCAAGACCGCCGTCATCAACAAGCGCGCCGGCGGTATGGGCCTCATCTCCGGCCGCAAGGCCTTCCAGCGCCCCATGAAGGAAGGCGTCCAGCTCCTCAACGCCATCCAGGACGTGTACCTGGACAAGAGCGTGACGGTGGCCTGA
- the ppk1 gene encoding polyphosphate kinase 1, with translation MTTTSTSNPLRTREIPDDQRFFNRDLSWLEFNRRVLAQAADESMPLLERVRFLAIFTSNLDEFFMKRVGLVKRQIWAGLDTLSPDGLTPRQQLAHIRESVADLTQQQAKIYNESVLPALTRADIHILSYAELSGKDRAWVDDWYKQNIFPALTPLAVDPTHKFPFISNLSENLAIVAHTARPGEQPVPAARRGANGRANANNRPLERNPDNLFARLKFPPTIQHFIPVPGRGRSADKALRFVVLQDLIRNNLDDLFAGMAIDQQVTFRVTRSAGIQKDDLDTANLLQSIEADLKQRRFARVVRMEIEPDAPPQLLRWLQDKLSLDNSDVYERPSNVDFLALLELADLDRPDLKHKPWKGVVPYRLKPTVLSSSSEKASAAFFAAIRKQDIIFHHPYESFNASVERFIAAAASDPDVLTIKQTLYRTTPDSPFIENLVRAAENGKQVACLVELRARFDEGRNVRFARQLEKAGVHVAYGVAGLKTHCKTSLVVRKERHGLRCYAHFGTGNYHPKTAQLYTDLGILTSDPELTHDLVNLFNFLTGLVATQSYSSLLVAPFNMRAKFNAMIDREMEFARRGKPARIIAKINSLEDRDVTERLYAASQAGVHITLICRGFCCLRPGVPGLSDNIRVISVVGRFLEHSRIFHFAAGQEDPCDGDWFIASADWMYRNLSNRVEVGVPVHDRSARERLNRIINVHLADQRCAWDLTPTGDYTRRTPSNLVTPDSPEAIGTFETLMRDATTGGEL, from the coding sequence ATGACGACCACAAGCACCAGCAACCCGCTCCGCACCCGCGAGATCCCCGACGACCAGCGGTTCTTCAACCGCGATCTCTCCTGGCTTGAGTTCAACCGGCGCGTGCTCGCGCAAGCCGCCGACGAGTCCATGCCGCTGCTCGAGCGCGTCCGCTTCCTCGCGATCTTCACCAGCAACCTCGACGAGTTCTTCATGAAGCGCGTGGGCCTCGTGAAGCGCCAGATCTGGGCGGGCCTGGACACCCTCAGCCCCGACGGCCTCACCCCCCGCCAGCAGCTCGCCCACATCCGCGAGAGCGTCGCCGACCTCACCCAGCAGCAGGCGAAGATCTACAACGAGAGCGTGCTGCCCGCCCTCACCAGAGCCGACATCCACATCCTCTCCTACGCAGAGCTCTCAGGCAAGGACCGGGCCTGGGTCGACGACTGGTACAAGCAGAACATCTTCCCCGCCCTCACGCCCCTCGCCGTTGACCCCACCCACAAGTTCCCCTTCATCAGCAACCTCTCCGAGAACCTCGCGATCGTGGCGCACACCGCCCGCCCCGGCGAGCAGCCCGTGCCCGCGGCGCGGCGCGGCGCCAACGGGCGCGCCAACGCGAACAACCGCCCGCTGGAGCGCAACCCCGACAACCTCTTCGCCCGCCTCAAGTTCCCCCCCACTATCCAGCACTTCATCCCAGTGCCGGGCCGCGGGCGCAGCGCCGACAAGGCTCTCCGTTTCGTCGTTCTCCAGGACCTGATCCGCAACAACCTCGACGACCTCTTCGCGGGCATGGCCATCGACCAGCAGGTCACCTTCCGGGTCACCCGCTCCGCCGGCATCCAGAAGGACGACCTCGACACCGCCAACCTGCTCCAGTCCATCGAGGCCGACCTCAAGCAGCGCCGGTTCGCCCGCGTCGTCCGCATGGAGATCGAGCCCGACGCCCCGCCGCAGCTGCTCCGCTGGCTCCAGGACAAGCTCAGCCTCGACAACTCCGACGTCTACGAGCGCCCCAGCAACGTGGACTTCCTCGCCCTGCTCGAGCTCGCCGACCTCGACCGCCCCGACCTCAAGCACAAGCCGTGGAAGGGCGTCGTCCCCTACCGCCTCAAGCCCACCGTCCTGTCCAGCAGCAGCGAGAAGGCCTCGGCCGCGTTCTTCGCCGCCATCCGCAAGCAGGACATCATCTTCCACCACCCCTACGAGAGCTTCAACGCCTCCGTCGAGCGCTTCATCGCCGCGGCCGCGAGCGACCCCGACGTCCTCACCATCAAGCAGACGCTCTACCGCACCACCCCTGACTCACCCTTTATCGAGAACCTCGTCCGCGCCGCCGAGAACGGCAAGCAGGTCGCGTGTCTGGTTGAGCTCCGCGCCCGCTTCGACGAGGGCCGCAACGTCCGCTTCGCCCGCCAGCTCGAGAAGGCCGGCGTCCACGTCGCCTACGGCGTCGCCGGCCTCAAGACCCACTGCAAGACCAGCCTCGTCGTCCGCAAGGAGCGCCACGGCCTGCGCTGCTACGCGCACTTCGGCACCGGCAACTACCACCCCAAGACTGCCCAGCTCTACACAGACCTGGGCATCCTGACCAGCGACCCCGAGCTCACCCACGACCTCGTCAACCTCTTCAACTTCCTCACCGGCCTGGTCGCCACGCAGAGCTACTCCTCGCTCCTGGTCGCCCCCTTCAACATGCGGGCCAAGTTCAACGCGATGATCGACCGCGAGATGGAGTTTGCCCGTCGCGGCAAGCCCGCCCGCATCATCGCCAAGATCAACTCCCTCGAAGACCGCGACGTCACCGAGCGCCTCTACGCCGCCAGCCAGGCGGGCGTGCACATCACCCTCATCTGCCGCGGCTTCTGCTGCCTGCGCCCGGGCGTGCCCGGCCTTTCCGACAACATCCGCGTCATCTCCGTCGTCGGCCGCTTCCTCGAGCACTCCCGCATCTTCCACTTCGCCGCGGGGCAGGAAGACCCCTGCGACGGCGACTGGTTCATCGCCTCCGCCGACTGGATGTACCGCAACCTCAGCAACCGCGTTGAGGTCGGCGTCCCCGTGCACGACCGCTCCGCCCGCGAGCGCCTCAACCGCATCATCAACGTCCACCTCGCCGACCAGCGCTGCGCCTGGGACCTCACCCCAACCGGCGACTACACCCGCCGCACGCCATCGAACCTCGTGACCCCCGACTCCCCCGAGGCCATCGGCACCTTCGAGACCCTGATGCGCGACGCCACCACCGGCGGCGAGCTCTAG
- a CDS encoding 6-carboxytetrahydropterin synthase has protein sequence MFELSVQAEFSAAHAILLQGQREIVHGHNWHVTATITGSQLDHEGLLCDFHLVERALGEVIGPYHNNDLNRLPPFVDVNPTAENVARHIADALAARLDPQLAPNAGVASVRVTEAPGCAITYWTPWGRKSRVQ, from the coding sequence GTGTTCGAACTCTCCGTCCAAGCCGAGTTCTCCGCCGCCCACGCCATCCTCCTCCAGGGCCAGCGCGAGATCGTCCACGGCCACAACTGGCACGTCACGGCCACCATCACCGGCTCACAGCTCGACCACGAAGGGCTCCTCTGCGACTTCCACCTGGTTGAGCGGGCGCTCGGTGAAGTTATCGGGCCGTACCATAACAACGACCTCAACCGCCTCCCGCCGTTTGTCGATGTGAACCCCACGGCCGAGAACGTGGCCCGGCACATCGCCGATGCCCTCGCCGCCCGGCTCGACCCGCAGCTGGCCCCCAACGCCGGCGTCGCGAGCGTGCGGGTGACCGAGGCCCCCGGCTGCGCCATCACCTACTGGACGCCCTGGGGCCGCAAGTCCCGGGTCCAGTAG
- a CDS encoding SatD family protein → MKEVNGAQPQPITVVFENTTPVGCRSPILFVMKSGDHIAVSADLVGSRLAADRHALMSLIESTLESLGRSYRREMLAIPVLTRGLDEFSAVFKTPKPLFDFMVQLNESLWPARFRLGVGIGRIDLAEESGNAGKMDGPAFHLAAEALSVASRSGSALVIRAPDADQIDLMAIEALARAHSAIVEDWTPGVAKVIPSVRAAGTQEAVARLLNIRQQAVSKAVRRARLDVLVQLEGAGRALVCSRL, encoded by the coding sequence TTGAAGGAGGTCAACGGCGCGCAGCCACAACCGATAACGGTTGTATTTGAAAATACAACTCCCGTTGGTTGTCGTTCGCCGATACTGTTCGTGATGAAGAGCGGTGACCATATTGCGGTATCGGCTGACCTCGTCGGGTCACGGCTTGCCGCCGACCGCCACGCCCTGATGTCGTTGATTGAGTCCACGCTCGAATCGCTGGGCCGTTCTTATCGGCGAGAAATGCTTGCGATACCGGTCCTCACCCGAGGTCTCGACGAGTTTTCGGCGGTGTTCAAGACGCCCAAGCCGCTCTTTGACTTCATGGTTCAACTCAACGAATCGTTGTGGCCTGCACGCTTCCGGTTGGGCGTGGGTATAGGAAGGATCGACCTCGCGGAAGAATCAGGGAACGCTGGGAAAATGGACGGACCCGCTTTTCACCTCGCGGCCGAAGCGCTGAGTGTCGCAAGCCGGAGCGGCTCGGCGCTGGTCATCCGCGCCCCTGATGCTGATCAAATCGACCTCATGGCCATCGAAGCACTCGCGCGGGCGCACTCTGCGATCGTCGAAGACTGGACTCCCGGGGTCGCGAAGGTCATCCCAAGTGTTCGCGCTGCTGGAACACAGGAGGCGGTCGCGCGTCTGTTGAATATCCGCCAGCAGGCAGTATCCAAAGCCGTCCGGCGGGCCAGACTGGACGTACTCGTCCAACTTGAAGGGGCCGGACGCGCACTCGTTTGTTCAAGGCTCTGA
- a CDS encoding winged helix-turn-helix domain-containing protein: MPLNVEIDDDILKVVRERGVWGESFSDVLRRAFQAALWMDPPLELRPRPTPTASSRRRNRGKVSRTTLYRPLILRFLLAQGNYQARAKDVIEFMRPQVAPKLTPVDLEPLPSNKSVQRWVNKALWARQELVKEGLVESVGWGMWRLTNRGVAAAKAI, translated from the coding sequence ATGCCTCTGAACGTGGAAATCGACGACGACATCCTCAAGGTGGTCAGGGAGCGTGGCGTTTGGGGAGAGTCGTTCAGCGACGTGCTTCGACGCGCTTTCCAGGCCGCACTGTGGATGGATCCACCGCTTGAACTGCGGCCTCGCCCAACACCTACGGCAAGCTCACGACGTCGCAACCGGGGGAAAGTGAGCCGGACAACTCTTTATCGGCCTCTGATTCTGCGCTTTCTGTTAGCTCAAGGAAACTACCAGGCCCGGGCCAAGGACGTGATCGAGTTCATGCGGCCCCAGGTCGCGCCCAAGCTCACTCCGGTAGATCTGGAGCCGCTGCCGAGCAACAAAAGCGTTCAGAGGTGGGTCAACAAGGCACTCTGGGCCCGCCAAGAGCTCGTGAAGGAAGGACTTGTCGAATCGGTGGGGTGGGGAATGTGGCGACTCACTAATCGCGGTGTGGCTGCTGCGAAGGCGATCTGA
- the tdh gene encoding L-threonine 3-dehydrogenase encodes MTTLSPTTSKGPVVVPAPTRTMRALVKHHAGPELKFDGQRPRPTLGPRDVLIRVKKAGICGTDRHIWEWDQWAAGRIPVGIVTGHEFVGIIEEVGAAVTRYQPGLRVSAEGHITAGVDFNSRTGNAHIASDTRIVGIDRDGCFAEYVVVPEENVWPVHPSIPDKVAAVLDPLGNAVHTVMAANVSAKSVLVSGTGIIGLMAVTVAKAAGASRIFATDINPPRLELARKLGAVEAFDVRKGDGFIQEIKKATRGEGVDVLLEMSGAPSAFDQGFRALRNGGTAAILGIPSKPITWNITEHVVFKGATVLGINGRKMFETWYQMEELLLSGRLELDDIITHEFPLEKFQEAFRTMISGEGIKVVLDIGG; translated from the coding sequence ATGACCACGCTGTCCCCTACCACCTCCAAGGGCCCCGTCGTTGTCCCCGCCCCCACCCGCACCATGCGGGCCCTGGTCAAGCACCACGCCGGGCCGGAGCTGAAGTTTGACGGGCAGCGGCCGCGCCCCACGCTGGGGCCGCGCGACGTGCTCATCCGCGTGAAGAAGGCGGGCATCTGCGGCACCGACCGCCACATCTGGGAGTGGGACCAGTGGGCCGCGGGCCGCATCCCCGTGGGCATCGTCACCGGGCACGAGTTCGTGGGCATCATCGAGGAGGTCGGCGCGGCCGTGACCCGCTACCAGCCGGGCCTGCGCGTCTCGGCCGAGGGGCACATCACCGCGGGCGTGGACTTCAACAGCCGCACCGGCAACGCCCACATCGCCAGCGACACCCGAATCGTGGGCATCGACCGCGACGGCTGCTTCGCCGAGTACGTCGTCGTCCCCGAGGAGAACGTGTGGCCCGTGCACCCGAGCATCCCCGACAAGGTCGCGGCCGTGCTCGACCCGCTGGGCAACGCCGTGCACACCGTGATGGCCGCCAACGTCTCGGCCAAGAGCGTGCTGGTCAGCGGCACGGGCATCATCGGGCTGATGGCGGTGACGGTGGCCAAGGCCGCGGGGGCCTCGCGGATCTTTGCGACGGATATCAACCCGCCGCGCCTGGAGCTGGCCCGCAAGCTGGGCGCGGTCGAGGCCTTCGATGTCCGCAAGGGCGACGGCTTCATCCAGGAGATCAAGAAGGCCACCCGCGGCGAGGGCGTGGACGTGCTGCTGGAAATGTCCGGCGCCCCCTCCGCCTTCGACCAGGGTTTCAGGGCCCTCCGCAACGGCGGCACCGCCGCAATCCTGGGGATCCCCAGCAAGCCGATCACGTGGAACATCACCGAGCACGTGGTGTTCAAGGGCGCGACGGTGCTGGGCATCAACGGCCGCAAGATGTTCGAGACCTGGTACCAGATGGAGGAGCTGCTCCTGAGCGGCCGCCTCGAGTTGGACGACATCATCACCCACGAGTTCCCGCTGGAGAAGTTCCAGGAAGCCTTCCGCACGATGATCTCGGGGGAGGGGATCAAGGTGGTGCTGGATATCGGGGGGTGA
- a CDS encoding DnaA/Hda family protein — MDTIAPTVIPRAEGGHRFKESSVVVSLMEPGMTMMSTRVDGGAAAAEISSEAEHKETTTAQRVLERLEADLGHDKMQRYFSGQTRFTMIGDRLDVTVANNLLARMLSSQFGEHIKRAAAAVPGATPVEVHFTVDRAAFGAQPAPAPTPASLRASQRHRPAPKPVGRYRFENFVVGAANKLAHAACLRLAEEAAPAAPLFLHGSCGLGKTHLLQATVTRFLERRPTANVKYTTAEAFTNEFITAVRTGKVDAFRKAYRKVDLLCIDDVHFLSNKDATQTELLHTFDAIGLDGARVVLASDEHPREIKKLSDKLVSRFMAGAVVKIDTPDAELRTSLIRHLAAERSMKLDDASVKLLCDRSARSIGSLGGFGGSVRELEGLLIQIEAIHRLLPDATPNHGEISLGLVRRALGLNAADEPKTDGPAPALRPRRPIAAQTIIAEVCRALNVELNDFMGKGRHPRVVLARSVTSFVCRKLTTLSFPEIARAMGRGNHSTVITAHRRVERDIAKKDPIPAELVPNHAGSTLMELIDALSRQIVRHAAGL; from the coding sequence ATGGACACGATCGCGCCCACGGTCATCCCTCGCGCCGAGGGTGGCCACCGGTTCAAGGAATCGTCCGTGGTGGTGAGCCTGATGGAGCCGGGCATGACGATGATGAGCACGCGTGTGGATGGTGGAGCGGCGGCGGCGGAGATCAGCAGCGAGGCGGAGCACAAGGAGACGACGACGGCGCAGCGGGTGCTGGAGCGGCTGGAAGCCGACCTGGGCCACGACAAAATGCAGCGCTACTTCAGCGGGCAGACCCGCTTCACCATGATCGGCGACCGCCTCGACGTCACCGTCGCCAACAACCTGCTCGCCCGCATGCTCAGCAGCCAGTTCGGCGAGCACATCAAGCGTGCCGCGGCCGCCGTCCCCGGGGCCACCCCCGTCGAGGTCCACTTCACCGTCGACCGTGCCGCCTTCGGCGCCCAGCCCGCCCCCGCCCCGACGCCCGCGTCGCTCCGCGCCAGCCAGCGCCACCGCCCCGCCCCCAAGCCCGTGGGCCGCTACCGCTTCGAGAACTTCGTGGTCGGCGCCGCCAACAAGCTCGCTCACGCCGCGTGCCTCCGCCTCGCGGAGGAGGCCGCCCCCGCCGCCCCGCTCTTCCTGCACGGCAGCTGCGGCCTGGGCAAGACGCACCTGCTGCAGGCCACGGTCACCCGCTTCCTGGAGCGCCGCCCCACCGCCAACGTCAAGTACACCACCGCCGAGGCCTTCACCAACGAGTTCATCACCGCCGTCCGCACCGGAAAGGTCGACGCCTTCCGCAAGGCCTACCGCAAGGTGGACCTGCTCTGCATCGACGACGTGCACTTCCTCTCCAACAAGGACGCCACCCAGACCGAGCTGCTGCACACCTTCGACGCCATCGGCCTGGACGGCGCCCGCGTGGTGCTCGCCAGCGACGAGCACCCCCGCGAGATCAAGAAGCTCAGTGACAAGCTGGTCTCTCGCTTCATGGCGGGGGCGGTGGTCAAGATCGACACCCCCGACGCCGAGCTCCGCACCAGCCTCATCCGCCACCTCGCCGCCGAGCGGAGCATGAAGCTCGACGACGCCTCGGTGAAGCTGCTGTGCGACCGCAGCGCCCGCTCCATCGGCAGCCTCGGCGGCTTCGGCGGCTCGGTCCGCGAGCTCGAGGGCCTGCTCATCCAGATCGAGGCCATCCACCGCCTGCTGCCCGACGCCACGCCCAACCACGGCGAGATCAGCCTCGGCCTGGTCCGCCGCGCCCTGGGCCTCAACGCCGCCGACGAGCCCAAGACGGACGGCCCCGCCCCCGCCCTCCGCCCCCGCCGCCCCATCGCGGCCCAGACCATCATCGCCGAGGTGTGCCGCGCCCTCAACGTCGAGCTCAACGACTTCATGGGCAAGGGCCGCCACCCCCGCGTGGTGCTGGCCCGCTCGGTCACCAGCTTCGTCTGCCGCAAGCTGACCACGCTGTCCTTCCCCGAGATCGCCCGCGCCATGGGCCGCGGCAACCACTCCACCGTCATCACCGCCCACCGGCGCGTGGAGCGCGACATCGCCAAGAAGGACCCTATCCCCGCCGAGCTCGTCCCCAACCACGCCGGCAGCACCCTGATGGAGCTGATCGACGCCCTCAGCAGGCAGATCGTCCGCCACGCCGCGGGCCTGTGA
- a CDS encoding GNAT family N-acetyltransferase produces the protein MSRSVPNPASAGRPIAVRISPDLALAAAGRLVSQASNDTEAAARRLVASAPSHGIDLSLIWATLDQRRRVRQACLAVPGAGRTAMLFLSEPMPEGEDAAQALAERVAVLDAACDHLGQEPSQRVHIAQALPDPTEPWFVDALTHARFTMVGHLSYLRRPAGPTPRPVKPFQTPEGVTLTRVSDLPKSKVDAALVAAMDRSYVDTLDCPELCGLRETRDILASHKDTGKFDPHTWWLVTYQGEPHGCALFSAVPDAASAELVYLGLSPEIRGKGLGKHLLLQGIEELRRRHATWPMTLAVDRRNAPALRLYGALGFRSFGERIAFVRPVRGLAR, from the coding sequence GTGAGCCGTTCGGTTCCAAATCCCGCCTCGGCTGGCCGCCCAATCGCGGTCAGGATATCCCCCGACCTGGCGCTCGCCGCCGCGGGACGCCTCGTCTCCCAAGCCTCTAATGACACCGAGGCCGCCGCACGACGCCTCGTTGCCTCCGCCCCGTCCCACGGCATCGACCTCTCCCTCATCTGGGCCACCCTCGACCAGCGCCGACGCGTCCGCCAGGCCTGCCTCGCCGTCCCCGGCGCCGGACGCACGGCCATGCTCTTCCTCAGCGAGCCGATGCCGGAGGGCGAGGACGCCGCCCAAGCCCTCGCCGAGCGCGTCGCCGTGCTCGATGCTGCCTGCGATCACCTGGGTCAGGAGCCCAGCCAGCGCGTGCACATCGCACAGGCCCTGCCCGACCCCACCGAGCCGTGGTTCGTGGACGCCCTCACCCACGCCCGCTTCACCATGGTCGGGCACCTCAGCTATCTCCGCCGCCCCGCCGGCCCAACGCCCCGCCCTGTCAAACCCTTCCAGACGCCCGAGGGCGTCACCCTCACCCGCGTCAGCGACCTCCCCAAGTCCAAGGTCGACGCCGCCCTCGTGGCCGCCATGGACCGCTCCTACGTCGACACTCTCGACTGCCCCGAGCTCTGCGGCCTGCGCGAGACCAGGGACATCCTCGCCTCCCACAAGGACACCGGGAAGTTCGACCCCCACACGTGGTGGCTGGTCACCTATCAGGGCGAGCCGCACGGCTGCGCCCTCTTCAGCGCCGTCCCCGACGCCGCGTCCGCCGAGCTGGTCTACCTGGGCCTCTCCCCGGAGATCCGTGGCAAGGGCCTGGGAAAGCACCTCTTGCTGCAGGGCATTGAGGAGCTCCGCCGCAGGCACGCGACATGGCCGATGACCTTGGCCGTGGACCGCCGCAACGCCCCGGCGCTCCGCCTGTACGGGGCACTTGGCTTCAGGAGTTTCGGTGAGCGGATCGCGTTCGTGCGGCCCGTCCGGGGACTTGCGCGCTGA
- a CDS encoding bL27 family ribosomal protein, with amino-acid sequence MAHKKGQGSTKNGRDSNPQYRGIKLYGGEVAQPGSIIVRQVGTPFMAGYNVMRGKDDTLFSVANGTVIFRGRKVHVKPADEKANQPAWMRAETAKA; translated from the coding sequence ATGGCACACAAAAAGGGCCAGGGTTCAACCAAGAACGGTCGTGACTCCAATCCGCAGTACCGCGGGATCAAGCTCTACGGCGGCGAGGTCGCTCAGCCGGGCTCGATCATCGTGCGTCAGGTCGGCACGCCCTTCATGGCGGGCTACAACGTGATGCGCGGCAAGGACGACACCCTGTTCTCCGTCGCCAACGGCACGGTGATCTTCCGCGGCCGCAAGGTGCACGTGAAGCCCGCCGACGAGAAGGCGAACCAGCCGGCGTGGATGCGGGCTGAGACGGCGAAGGCCTGA